The following coding sequences lie in one Fibrobacter sp. UWB4 genomic window:
- a CDS encoding GSCFA domain-containing protein, which produces MDFFTKIDIPAADWQIDYKSRLAFFGSCFADNISAQFRARKFNVLANPFGTVYNPLSAAMQIKAIANGKKFGEADVFQDMRLGVSENRNEICGPWHCWNAHSSLSAATREECIEKLNAATHEAREFLQKADVVFITLGTAFVYFLKESGIAVSNCHRQNPNLFIRKMISVDHAAEALKSIVHDLQKIKRDRIASPSVRNDELGKNRELHTVFTVSPLRHLSDGAHENTLSKATLQLAIEKVIRECATESAATVTYFPSYEIVMDELRDYRFYNDDMIHLSKKAEEYIFERMAGTYCNEKTHEDIRKVEKFMKMANHRIVDSQAPASREFAQKLAAQAAELEKEIAGLKLNNEK; this is translated from the coding sequence ATGGACTTTTTTACGAAAATCGATATTCCGGCAGCAGATTGGCAGATTGACTACAAATCCAGACTCGCATTTTTCGGGTCGTGCTTTGCCGACAACATCTCGGCGCAGTTTAGGGCGCGGAAATTCAATGTTTTGGCAAATCCGTTCGGAACAGTTTACAACCCGCTTTCGGCAGCGATGCAGATCAAGGCGATTGCAAACGGGAAAAAATTTGGCGAAGCGGATGTTTTCCAGGACATGCGATTGGGCGTTTCGGAGAACCGTAACGAGATTTGCGGCCCTTGGCACTGCTGGAATGCGCACAGTTCACTTTCGGCGGCGACTCGCGAGGAATGCATCGAAAAGCTGAATGCGGCCACTCACGAGGCGCGAGAGTTTTTGCAAAAAGCCGACGTCGTATTTATTACGCTCGGAACTGCGTTCGTGTATTTTTTGAAAGAGAGCGGGATCGCCGTTTCAAATTGCCATAGGCAAAATCCAAACTTGTTCATCCGCAAGATGATTTCCGTGGACCACGCAGCCGAAGCGCTGAAAAGCATCGTGCATGATTTGCAGAAAATAAAACGTGACCGGATTGCTTCGCCTTCGGTTCGCAATGACGAACTCGGCAAGAATCGCGAACTACACACTGTCTTTACGGTTTCGCCGTTACGGCACTTGAGCGATGGCGCACACGAGAACACGCTCTCGAAAGCGACTTTGCAACTTGCTATAGAAAAGGTCATAAGGGAGTGCGCCACGGAATCTGCAGCAACCGTCACCTACTTCCCGAGTTACGAGATTGTGATGGACGAGCTGCGCGACTACCGCTTTTACAATGACGACATGATTCATTTGTCAAAAAAGGCGGAAGAATACATTTTCGAGCGCATGGCGGGAACGTACTGCAACGAGAAAACGCACGAAGATATCCGCAAGGTAGAAAAGTTCATGAAAATGGCGAACCACCGTATTGTCGATTCGCAGGCGCCCGCTTCACGAGAATTCGCACAGAAACTCGCCGCACAAGCCGCAGAACTCGAGAAAGAAATTGCTGGGCTGAAACTCAATAATGAGAAATAA
- a CDS encoding FISUMP domain-containing protein, which translates to MSFSKFSGQFVCTMAMLLAFVFAACSENLAGGTVEETGVYANLENITILGKTHMTKTLGGEGSYVGRIVVAGLEKGSVVSLYQLDPKSFAVSDSSITVVVDDEGVFAFQNVTLESPYVLISVVRPGSVSMYPYTVLADVRDSDGVNVDILTHLEALRGLYLVQSGTPFVQAKKQARADVLSAFGMSGVADDIRDTDALEYAAMISALTNVLPASAISIYAINMPSENSNMNKLFEAIAERGTFLNVDSALDEDFIDIVFRQTDGLREYFSVPAIAYQKLSDEWARDYQIRLRVVDFYAGMLATAFGAGPCDQGHEGNVFEAPRGGEDGVFVPAYNLVCRSGKWNLVHKEIEHSMGSMVDDRDGQVYKTTTIDINGVTQTWMAENLRYDGAEGASCGDDGCNYNFLDAMGLDSSYFIFTYAYESYEACVDSFRNVVQEPYGGTEVYCAKIMADPWVELDTTKVDVSDTARLQGVCPVGWRLSNPRDWKNLLSFVQAEFGTDDNSSTLYLYDLAPFGNPTGVGLTARYSIMWLGHTSDFVPDPSSGLLSVYGTDLATAPGYADIYDDYGYVKWEDLVNSVYIGNKGMNFASGNSQNLVRCIKN; encoded by the coding sequence ATGAGTTTCTCGAAATTTAGCGGACAATTTGTCTGCACGATGGCGATGCTGCTCGCCTTTGTGTTCGCAGCGTGTTCTGAAAATTTAGCCGGCGGCACCGTCGAAGAAACAGGTGTGTATGCAAATCTTGAAAATATTACGATTCTCGGGAAGACGCACATGACAAAAACATTGGGCGGAGAAGGTTCCTATGTTGGGCGGATTGTTGTTGCGGGGCTTGAAAAAGGTTCAGTTGTTTCTCTTTATCAGTTGGATCCTAAATCGTTCGCAGTATCTGATTCTTCGATTACTGTGGTTGTTGATGACGAAGGTGTATTTGCCTTCCAAAATGTAACGCTTGAAAGTCCTTATGTTTTGATATCTGTGGTAAGGCCGGGTTCCGTAAGCATGTATCCTTATACCGTTCTTGCGGATGTGCGTGATTCGGATGGAGTGAATGTCGATATTTTGACGCATCTTGAAGCCTTGCGGGGGCTTTATCTCGTGCAGTCGGGAACGCCGTTTGTCCAGGCGAAAAAGCAGGCGCGAGCCGATGTGCTGTCGGCGTTCGGAATGTCCGGAGTTGCCGATGATATTAGGGACACGGATGCTCTGGAATATGCGGCGATGATTTCTGCGCTTACTAATGTTTTGCCTGCAAGTGCAATAAGTATTTACGCCATTAATATGCCTTCGGAAAATTCCAATATGAATAAGTTGTTTGAAGCGATTGCTGAGCGGGGAACTTTCTTGAATGTTGATTCTGCGTTGGATGAGGACTTTATTGATATTGTTTTTAGGCAAACTGATGGGCTGAGGGAGTATTTCAGCGTTCCTGCCATAGCGTATCAGAAGTTGAGTGATGAATGGGCTCGTGACTATCAAATAAGGTTGCGCGTGGTGGATTTCTATGCCGGAATGCTTGCGACTGCATTTGGTGCTGGACCGTGTGATCAGGGCCATGAAGGAAATGTCTTTGAGGCTCCGAGAGGGGGCGAGGATGGCGTTTTTGTGCCGGCCTATAATTTGGTCTGTCGTTCTGGGAAATGGAATTTGGTTCATAAGGAGATTGAGCATTCGATGGGTTCCATGGTGGACGACCGCGATGGACAAGTTTACAAGACGACTACAATTGATATTAATGGTGTGACGCAGACATGGATGGCCGAAAACTTGCGCTATGATGGAGCCGAAGGTGCGTCTTGCGGTGATGATGGCTGTAACTATAATTTTCTTGATGCGATGGGCTTGGATAGTTCCTATTTCATTTTTACTTATGCATATGAATCCTATGAGGCTTGTGTGGATTCTTTCCGAAATGTTGTTCAGGAGCCTTATGGTGGTACTGAAGTCTATTGTGCGAAGATTATGGCCGATCCGTGGGTCGAGCTTGATACGACCAAAGTGGATGTGAGCGATACTGCAAGGCTTCAAGGTGTGTGTCCAGTTGGATGGAGGCTCTCGAATCCTCGTGATTGGAAAAATCTGCTGTCGTTTGTTCAGGCTGAATTTGGCACGGATGATAATTCAAGTACACTTTATCTGTATGACCTTGCACCGTTTGGCAATCCCACAGGTGTCGGGTTGACTGCGCGTTATTCTATCATGTGGCTAGGGCATACTTCTGATTTTGTGCCGGATCCTTCTTCGGGGCTTCTTTCGGTGTATGGAACTGATCTTGCAACGGCTCCGGGGTACGCTGATATTTATGACGATTATGGTTATGTTAAGTGGGAGGATTTAGTAAATAGTGTCTATATAGGAAATAAGGGGATGAATTTTGCATCTGGAAATTCGCAAAATCTTGTCCGTTGCATCAAGAATTAA